The DNA window CCCCGGGCTTCACGGTCTTTATGTATCCGCCCAGTTTCCCCGCGCAGTCCTCCGTGGTGACGATGACGGTGTTGGGGCCCTGCACCCGGGCCACGTCCTCGGGGGAGCAGTGGTCGTAATGTTCGTGCGTGACGAGGATGATGTCGGCGTCCCCGGCCTCGGCGGAAAGCCTGAAGGGGTCCGTATAGATGACTTTCTCTCCGACGACCTTGAAGCTGTCGTGCCCAAGCCAGTGGATGTTCTCGACCATGTCCGGCCCCCCTGGGAAAGCGTTCTTCTGGGCAGATTATATCACAGGAGGCTCCGCCGTCTCCCAAAAAAGCCATTGACAATCGCGGGGACGGAGCATACTCTTTATGAATGCGAAAAGGAGACCGGGCAATGAGATACTGCCTCTTGGCCTTCGCGGCGATGGCATTCCTGGTGAGCCCGCTTCAGGCAAGAGGGGCCGAGGAAAGTGCGAATTACTTCGTCCTCAAGGCCGGGGGCTTGTTCCCCACGGACGACCTGGAGGACCTGGGCTTTGACGCGGGGTTCAACGGGGAGATGGCGGTGGGGCACTACCTGAACCGTTACTTTTCCCTGGAGCTGGGCTCCGGGTATTTCCGGACCGAGACCGACGAGGACGGGGCGGACTCCACGGTCTGGACCGTCCCTCTCACCGTAACGGCCCGGGGGAGCTATACCCTGGGGAGGCTCGAGGCCTACGCGGGGCTGGGCGGCGGCGTGTACTTCGTCCATTTCGACTTCTCCGGCGCCCCGGCGGTGAAGGACAGGGACGCCCTGGCCGGAGGGCATGTCATGGCCGGCGCCCATTATTTTCTGACCGACTATGTCTTCATGGGCGTCGAGGGCAAGTACACCCTCACCGAGGAAGCGGACCTCGATGATGCGATCCCCCTGGAGCTGAACATAAACGGCTTCACGGCCTCCGCGACGCTGGGCTTTCGCTTCTGAGGGCGGAGAGATGAAAAGAGGCCTTCCGCTGCTCCTTATCTTCCTTCTGGCCGGGGTCTTCATGGCCGATGCCGCCCCGGCAGAGGAGCAGGGGCCCTACATGAGCCTCAAGGGCGGCCTCTTCATCCCCGCGGGCGACCTGTCCGACGCGGGCTTCGACACGGGCTACAACGGCGAGGCCGCCCTGGGCTACGCCTACTCGGAGCACTTCTCCCTGGAG is part of the Nitrospirota bacterium genome and encodes:
- a CDS encoding outer membrane beta-barrel protein; the encoded protein is MRYCLLAFAAMAFLVSPLQARGAEESANYFVLKAGGLFPTDDLEDLGFDAGFNGEMAVGHYLNRYFSLELGSGYFRTETDEDGADSTVWTVPLTVTARGSYTLGRLEAYAGLGGGVYFVHFDFSGAPAVKDRDALAGGHVMAGAHYFLTDYVFMGVEGKYTLTEEADLDDAIPLELNINGFTASATLGFRF